One Phaseolus vulgaris cultivar G19833 chromosome 4, P. vulgaris v2.0, whole genome shotgun sequence DNA window includes the following coding sequences:
- the LOC137838538 gene encoding uncharacterized protein, producing MIPVEIHESSPRYQNFVAEESNEERRVNLDLLDEAREDARIKAEAVKRRVEQQYNSKVKPRQFQVGDLVMRKAHPYELENKLSPKWTGPFRIIEAKGNGSYNLDTLEGGPIPRSWNAANLKFYFS from the coding sequence atgatcccagtcgagattcacgagagctcgccacgttaccagaattttgtggctgaagaatccaacgaagagagGCGAGTGAATCTGGACTTAttggacgaagccagggaagacgcaagaataaaggctgaggcagtgaagagaagagtggagcaaCAGTATAACTCCAAGGTGAAGCCCCGGCAATTCCAGGTTGGTGACTTGGtcatgaggaaagctcacccatatgagctagagaacaaattgtctcccaaatggaccggacccttcagaatcaTCGAAGCCAAGGGGAATGGTTCATACAATCTAGACactttggaaggaggtcccattccgcgcagttggaatgcggccaatttgaaattttatttcagttga